The genomic segment AGGACGTAGAGCGCGCCGTCGGGGCCGAACTCCATGTCCATCACCTGGGTGCCGCTCCACGGGAAGTTCTCGATGGCGCCCACCCCGCCGCCACCGGTGAGGGTGACCGTCCGGATCCAGCGCCGGCCGAACTCGCCGAGGAACACCTTGCCGCTCATCGAGGCCGGGAACTTGACGTCCGAGACGAGCGCCGGGTCGTGCCGGTAGACGGTGCCGCCCATCGGGGAGAGGCTGCCGCAGCAGATTCCCGGCGGGTCCTGGCCGCCGCCGTACGGCAGCCACGCCGACCGGCTGGCCGGCAGCCGGCCGATCCCGGTGTTGTTGCGGGAGTTGTTCGTCGGGCCGCCGGCGCAGTCGAAGGTGCCGTTCGACGGGCCGCTGGGGAAGGTGTACTCGTGGTAGGGCAGGTTGCGGTTGGTGCAGTACGGCCAGCCGTAGAAGCCCGGCTCGGTGATCCGCTCGAAGGAGACGTCACCGGCCGGCCCGCGGTTCGGGTCGGCGGTGCCCGCGTCCGGGCCGTAGTCGCCGAGGTAGACCACGCCGGTGGCCTTGTCGACGCTCATCCGGAACGGGTTGCGGAAGCCCATCGCGTAGATCTCCGGGCGGGTGTTGGCGGTGCCGGGTGCGAACATGTTGCCGGCCGGCACGGTGTAGCCGCCGCCAGCCGACGGCCGGATCCGCAGCACCTTGCCGCGCAGGTCGTTGCTGTTGGCCGAGGTGCGCTGCGCGTCGAAGGCGGGGTTGCGGTCGGTCCGCTCGTCGATCGGGGCGTAGCCGGCGGAGTCGAACGGGTTGGTGTCGTCGCCGGTGGAGAGGTACAGGTTGCCGGCGGCGTCGAAGTCCAGGTCGCCGCCGACGTGACAGCACATGCCCCGGCTGGTGGGGATGTCGATGACCGTGACGGCCGACTGCAGGTTCAGGGTGTGGTCGGCGTTCACGGTGAACCGGGAGACCCGGTTGACGCCGTTGAAGGGGGCGAAGTCGGCGGGGGTGCCGGTGGCGGGCGCGCCGCCGGCCGGGGTGTTCAGCGGCGGGGCGTAGAACAGGTACACCCAGCGGTTGGTGGCGAAGTTCGGGTCGGCCTTGATGCTCTGCAGGCCCTCCTCGTCGTGGGTGTAGACCGGGATCGTGCCGGCCACCTTCGTGTTGCCGGCCGGGTCGGTGTAGCGGACGACACCGTCCCGGGAGGTGTGCAGCACGCCCCGGTTCGGCAGCACCGTCAGGCCCATCGGCTCGCCGGTCTCGGCGACGCCCTTGGCCAGGGTCTGGGTCTCGTAGCCGGGCTGCTGGCCGGCCGAGCAGCCGCCGGTGCCCAGCGCCGCGTACCGGATGCCGCCGAGCAGGTGGGTCCGGAAGTTGGCCTCGCTGTAGCTGGCCGCGGTGTGGCCCATGCCGGTGTACCAGGACCGGCCGCCGTCGTAGCCGTGGCACCAGGCGATCGGGTGGTCGGCGCCCATCGTGCCGCCGGTGTAGGTCGACTCGTCGAGGGTGGCGAGCACGTGCACGTCGCCGCGCGGGTTGTCGCGGTAGTTGTACCACTCGTCGTGCCGCTGCCAGGCGGTCGGCAGGCCGGCGGTGGAGGGGTGCGTCGGGTCCTCGATCCGGACGGTCGCGTCCTGGTTGGCGGGGTGGCTGGCGAAGTAGGCGCCGACCAGGCCGCCGTACCAGGGCCAGTCGTACTCGGTGTCGGAGGCGGCGTGCACGCCGACGTAGCCGCCGCCGGCCCGCAGGTAGCCCTCGAACGCGGTCTGCTGGCTGGCGTTGAGCACGTCGCCGGTGGTGGAGAGCCAGACGACGGCGTCGAAGCGGGCCAGGTTCGCGGTGGTGAACTGGCCGGCGTCCTCGGTCGTCTCGACGGTGAAGTTGTGCTGCGTGGCCAGCTGACCGATCGCGGTGATGCCGGCCGGGATGGAGTCGTGCCGGAAGCCGGCGGTCTTGCTGAAGATCAGGACGGTGAAGTCTGCCTGGGCCTGCGCGGGGGTGGCGGTGAAGCCGACGAGGCACATGAGCAGGACAGCACCCATCGACAATCTTCGTAACATGGTCGGTCGCCCCTTTTCCTGTGTCGTACGAGGACGGACGGGCGTGCCCCGACCACGCCGGACGATGTCGGTCCAGTGACGCGCATCGTTCTGTTCGAACCATAGGAAATTCTTAACAACCTGTCCAGATGTTTCGGCCAAAGTGATTGGACTTTTAGTCGATGTTGCGAAAGTTGGTGGCGGACCGGCGGTAGCCGCAGGACGACGCAACCCGTTTGCTGTCAAGGCACCGCGTCGTTCCGCCTCCAACGGGGATGCGCCAGCGAACTTTCGCTGCACAAAGACAATCGACACCTATGGTCGAACCGGACAAAACGTCATTGTCGCGCCAGCTCGCATTAATCGAGAATCATCGATTAGAGGGCTGTGGGTCTGGGTGGAGGGCGACCTCGACGTGATCCCGCCGTACGTGACCGCGCGTCAAGACGTCCGGGTGCGCGCCGCGTACGACCTGGCGGGGTCAGGCAGCTCCCCGGAGTAACCCCATCGACTCCGCCTGGAGGAAAGCCGTGCACATCAACCGGTATCGATCACGGCCGTTATCGGCCGCGGTGGTGACCGCGCTCGCCGCCACCGGCGCCGTGGTCGTCTCACTGACCCCCGCCCATGCCGCCACCGGATGCGGCGTCACCTACTCGGTCGCCTCCCAGTGGCAGGGCGGCTTCACCGGGAACGTGGTGCTGACAAACCTCGGCGACCCGGTCAGCTCATGGACCCTGACCTGGACATTCGCCGACGGGCAGCGGGTCACCCAGCCCTGGAACTCCACCGTGTCGCAGAGCGGCAACCAGGTGACCGCCCGCAACGTCAGCTACAACGGCAGCCTCGCCACCGGGGCGAGCACGTCGTTCGGCTTCAACGGAGCCTGGTCCGGGAGCAACCCCGTGCCGACCAGCTTCGCCATGAACGGCACGGCCTGCACCGGCGCGCCGTCGACCGGCAACCCGACCACGCCACCTCCGACCGGCCAGCCACCCACCAGCCCGCCACCCAGCACCCCACCGCCCAGCAACCCGCCGGGTAATCCCAG from the Solwaraspora sp. WMMD1047 genome contains:
- a CDS encoding ThuA domain-containing protein, whose translation is MGAVLLMCLVGFTATPAQAQADFTVLIFSKTAGFRHDSIPAGITAIGQLATQHNFTVETTEDAGQFTTANLARFDAVVWLSTTGDVLNASQQTAFEGYLRAGGGYVGVHAASDTEYDWPWYGGLVGAYFASHPANQDATVRIEDPTHPSTAGLPTAWQRHDEWYNYRDNPRGDVHVLATLDESTYTGGTMGADHPIAWCHGYDGGRSWYTGMGHTAASYSEANFRTHLLGGIRYAALGTGGCSAGQQPGYETQTLAKGVAETGEPMGLTVLPNRGVLHTSRDGVVRYTDPAGNTKVAGTIPVYTHDEEGLQSIKADPNFATNRWVYLFYAPPLNTPAGGAPATGTPADFAPFNGVNRVSRFTVNADHTLNLQSAVTVIDIPTSRGMCCHVGGDLDFDAAGNLYLSTGDDTNPFDSAGYAPIDERTDRNPAFDAQRTSANSNDLRGKVLRIRPSAGGGYTVPAGNMFAPGTANTRPEIYAMGFRNPFRMSVDKATGVVYLGDYGPDAGTADPNRGPAGDVSFERITEPGFYGWPYCTNRNLPYHEYTFPSGPSNGTFDCAGGPTNNSRNNTGIGRLPASRSAWLPYGGGQDPPGICCGSLSPMGGTVYRHDPALVSDVKFPASMSGKVFLGEFGRRWIRTVTLTGGGGVGAIENFPWSGTQVMDMEFGPDGALYVLDYGTGWFGGDANSALYRIGYNTGSGRAPIPVAAATPTSGNAPLTVQFSSAGTADPDGDAISYAWDFTTNGSTDSTAPNPSFTYSANGEYTATLTVTDSTGRRATASVVVRVGQATVRLTTPVDGRLFSFGDAIPFQVAVTDPNAATVDCARVRVSYILGHDSHGHPIVNTTGCSGTIQTTVDGEHDPNANIFGVISAEYTPAGSTTAVVSSPVVLQPRTRQAEHFGAHQGVTVVAKPSAHGGSAVGYIENGDWLSFTPYHLAGVTSFTARVASAGAGGTISLRTGSPTGPVVGTATVAPTGGWETWTTVTGTVTPPSGTHTLYLVFTGGAGSLLDIDEFTFTGAPPTSTNLALNKPATASSVESAAFPASAAVDGSATTRWSSAFADPQWIQVDLGQSYALDRVRLVWEAAYGSAYQIQTSANGSDWTTVRSVTAGDGGEDDHAGLGATGRYVRINGTARGTAWGYSLFTFEVYGR